CGATCCCGCCCCAGCTTGCGATTTCGCCTGCCGACCGCCACGGCGAGAAGATCAGGAGCGTTCCCGTAAACCCGAGGACCATGCCGATAGCGCGCTTCGGACTAACAGCGCGGTCTGCACCGACCAAGAATGCGATAAGGACAGTCCATAACGGCGTGGTGGCGTTAAGTACGCCAGCCACGTTGGAGCCTACCGTCTGTTCACCTACACCAAACAGGGTGTACGGGATGGCGTTGGCAACCAGGGCGGCAACGAATAAGTGCCCCCAGGTCCTTGAACCAGTCGGCCATTTCATTTCTCGCATCATCGCGATCGGTGCTAGCACGATGACACCGAGCACTAGGCGTACAAGCACGATTTGTACCGGAGTGAAGCCGCGCAGCGCTAGTTTGATCCACAGGAAGCTTGATCCCCATAGCAGAGCTAACAGGGCCAGCCTGACCAGGCTGCTGCGGCTCATCCGATACTCCCTTAGTCCTCTACGGGCATTTCGTAGTCAAGGCCGTTCAGGTCGCTGCGCATGACGAACCTCGTGACTTCGAATGCCTGCATCTTGTCGTCAATGCCCGTGTGGAGAACTTCGATTACGGGCACGCCGGGTGGAATCGACAAGCCTTTCGCCTCTTCCGGCGTGGGCATGCGCGCCGAGATCTCTTCCCGGATTCGGGCGATCGGATAACCAAGTTCCTCGAATCTGGCGTAGATACTCCCCCGCCCTAATGTCTTCTCACTGGCCAGTGGTGACGTTCCCGCAACCGCAGTCGGGATGTACGTAACACCCACCTGCACAGGTTCGTCATCCGCGAAGTACCAGTTCTCACGCCGAATCACCACGTCCTCGGAGCGGTCAAGCCCAAGCCGCTCCGCCACGTCTTCGGGTGGCGAATCCTGCGTCACCGAACGGCACTCGACCCGTGCCGTGCGCCCCTGCTTGGTCACCTCGATTCGGAACGGGGAAAGCCCCGTCTCCCCGCGCAGACGGCGCGAGTAGCGGTTAGCGCCGAGCCTCATCAGCGCGGGTCGGTTACGGACGAACACGCCTCGCCCATGTTGAGCATCCACCAGCCCTTCAGCTTGCAGAAGGGCCACCGCTTCCCGTGCGGTGTTGCGGGCCGTGCCGTACTCGGCAGCAAGCGAACGCTCCGACGGAAGCTTGTCCCCTGGCTTCAACTCCCGTTGCTTGATCCGCTCCCGCAGAGCATCAGCAATCCGCCTACTTGGTAGACGTTTGTCCTGTTCAGGCGATTCAGCCATGGCACCCCACCTCCACCAACAGCCTAGCGCGACTGGCTCAAGCCAGTCTCTTGACAGACGCGCCCCCGGTCCCCAGACTGGCTTAAGCCAGTTAACTGGCTCAAGCCAGTAGCCGGATGGTTGTCGGGGAAGGCGGCACATGCCGCACGCCTACGAGCCACCGCGCCTACTCGTCCTGTGTCAACTGCATGGGGTCGCACCTCCCCGAAAAGGTCGCCACGCATGGGCTAAGGCCCGTGCATCTCCCCTGTACACGCCCCGCGATGGTCCGCGCGACGATGCGCGGTCCGTCGCCTCCACACCCGGAGGTTTCCGTGAGGAAACACCCTGTCCCCACCGAGCCGACCCCCGCCGACCTGGGGGCGATCGACGCCGAATGGCCGCTGGTCGCCGCCGAGCTGGACCTGCTCGACGCTGAGATCAGCCTGATCTACGCCGAGGATCACGGGGGCCCGTCCCCGCTCGACTGGCGACGGGTCCGCCGGGCTGAGGCCCGTGTCACCCGCGCCGCCGCCACGGCGGTCCGTCCGGCTTGGAGCACTGACGGCTGCGTGCCGCACCGCCTGGTCGTGGTCGGCTGGACCGGTTGCAGCTACCGCTGCGAGATCGTGCGCTGCGGCACCTGCGGTGGTGAGCAGGTGTTGCACCGGACCGAAGACGGATGCCGCGCCGGCACCGCCCGCGCGGCCTGATGGGCCGCATCCGCGCCGCGTACTGGGATCCGGACGGGTCGCGGTACGGCATCCCTACCTACTGGTGGCAGGGTGCCCCGCCCGGTTACGCGACTCGCCGGCAACTGCGCGCCGCCGGTCTGCGCCCGGCCGGTCAGCCGGTAGCCGCGCAGATCCTCTGGCGCGGCATCGGCGGCACCCGCACCGCCTACCTGTACCGGGTCGATCTGGCCCGACCGAAGCGCACCGCCACCCCCGCCCAACTCCGCGCCGTCCGCGCGGCCCTGACCGCCCGGCGGACCTGCCCGACCTGCCGGGTGGTGCGCCCGTACTTCATCCCGCGCTCGCTGGGCGAGTGCACCCTCTGCGCCTACGGAGACCCGCCATGACCCTGCTCTTGCTGCTGCTGATCCTGCTCGGCGGTCCCGCCGTGATGCTCACCCCGTTCCTGATCGGCCACCTGCTCAACCGGCCGACCCCGAGGATGAAGGAGACCCTGCGATGACCGACCGCAAGACCCGCCGCGCCGTGCTGGCCGAGCTGCTGTTGCTGGCCAACCCCGCCGGTATCCGCGCCTCC
The sequence above is a segment of the Micromonospora sp. WMMD882 genome. Coding sequences within it:
- a CDS encoding DMT family transporter; this encodes MSRSSLVRLALLALLWGSSFLWIKLALRGFTPVQIVLVRLVLGVIVLAPIAMMREMKWPTGSRTWGHLFVAALVANAIPYTLFGVGEQTVGSNVAGVLNATTPLWTVLIAFLVGADRAVSPKRAIGMVLGFTGTLLIFSPWRSAGEIASWGGIACLAAAASYGVSYVYMGKFLAGRGISSITLAASQLAAGAILVAFALPVQGFVAPSWRVDAVASLLVLGLLGTGAAYVLNYRLIEDEGPTVASTTTYLLPIVAVVLGALVVNEQLTWSMFAGMIFVLAGIGLAQQRKSSTKAESTTITR
- a CDS encoding GntR family transcriptional regulator; this translates as MAESPEQDKRLPSRRIADALRERIKQRELKPGDKLPSERSLAAEYGTARNTAREAVALLQAEGLVDAQHGRGVFVRNRPALMRLGANRYSRRLRGETGLSPFRIEVTKQGRTARVECRSVTQDSPPEDVAERLGLDRSEDVVIRRENWYFADDEPVQVGVTYIPTAVAGTSPLASEKTLGRGSIYARFEELGYPIARIREEISARMPTPEEAKGLSIPPGVPVIEVLHTGIDDKMQAFEVTRFVMRSDLNGLDYEMPVED
- a CDS encoding DUF6284 family protein: MRKHPVPTEPTPADLGAIDAEWPLVAAELDLLDAEISLIYAEDHGGPSPLDWRRVRRAEARVTRAAATAVRPAWSTDGCVPHRLVVVGWTGCSYRCEIVRCGTCGGEQVLHRTEDGCRAGTARAA
- a CDS encoding RRQRL motif-containing zinc-binding protein — encoded protein: MGRIRAAYWDPDGSRYGIPTYWWQGAPPGYATRRQLRAAGLRPAGQPVAAQILWRGIGGTRTAYLYRVDLARPKRTATPAQLRAVRAALTARRTCPTCRVVRPYFIPRSLGECTLCAYGDPP